A genomic stretch from Desulfolutivibrio sulfodismutans DSM 3696 includes:
- a CDS encoding radical SAM protein, with product MSSKKLRPRLVYADEKGNIYDHPELEMLVRRGGQITSPRPDELIPLPPESELFLLPGRTALGLDAETGLVEETGETAVAAFVCPGHTLSAQAAYATAPGAPILPLFAYGAVGFAADRFYVAATRVDLDPRQIFTGIPRARIAKGASALLRKYPQNRLVAHLSRCALTYCCPAAKNLALGRFEAPLPTSRVCNARCIGCLSLQDPDSGFPSTQNRISFTPRPEEIAQVMAEHGRREVRPIFSFGQGCEGEPLTEAQTIAKGVSLFRQGGGTGTVNVNTNGSLPDAVAPLAAAGVDSVRVSLSSGDERMYAAYYRPKGYAFSDVREFMTRAKAAGLFLSVNLLYFPGVTDTEAEYAALAGLLGDTGADFVQMRNLNLDPELYLSVVRESGARTEAELAACMGLGNFMKRLSEDCPGLRFGYFNPALPLRPGTDAA from the coding sequence ATGTCTTCGAAGAAACTGCGGCCGCGACTGGTCTATGCCGACGAAAAGGGCAACATTTACGATCATCCCGAGTTGGAGATGCTGGTGCGCCGGGGCGGGCAGATCACCTCGCCGCGCCCGGACGAGCTGATCCCCCTGCCTCCGGAAAGCGAGCTGTTTCTTCTGCCCGGGCGCACGGCCCTGGGCCTGGACGCCGAGACCGGGCTGGTGGAGGAAACCGGAGAGACGGCCGTGGCCGCCTTCGTCTGCCCGGGACATACCCTCTCGGCCCAGGCGGCCTACGCCACGGCCCCGGGCGCGCCGATCCTGCCCCTTTTCGCCTACGGCGCGGTGGGATTTGCCGCAGACCGTTTCTATGTGGCCGCCACCCGGGTGGACCTCGATCCGCGCCAGATCTTCACCGGCATCCCCCGCGCCCGCATCGCCAAGGGGGCCAGCGCGCTGTTGCGCAAATATCCCCAGAACCGGCTGGTGGCCCATCTGTCCCGCTGCGCCCTGACCTACTGCTGTCCGGCGGCCAAAAACCTGGCCCTGGGACGTTTCGAGGCCCCCCTGCCCACCTCCCGGGTATGCAACGCCCGCTGCATCGGCTGCCTGTCGCTGCAGGATCCGGATTCGGGCTTCCCCTCCACCCAAAACCGCATCTCCTTTACCCCGCGCCCCGAGGAGATCGCCCAGGTCATGGCCGAACACGGCCGCCGCGAGGTCCGGCCGATCTTTTCCTTCGGCCAGGGCTGCGAGGGCGAACCCCTGACCGAGGCCCAGACCATCGCCAAGGGCGTCAGCCTGTTTCGCCAGGGCGGCGGCACGGGCACGGTCAACGTGAACACCAACGGCAGCCTGCCGGACGCCGTGGCGCCCCTGGCCGCCGCCGGGGTGGATTCCGTGCGGGTGAGCCTGTCGAGTGGCGACGAACGGATGTACGCGGCCTATTACCGGCCCAAGGGCTACGCCTTTTCCGACGTTCGGGAGTTCATGACCCGGGCCAAGGCGGCCGGGCTTTTTTTGTCCGTCAATCTGCTCTATTTTCCCGGGGTGACCGACACCGAGGCCGAATACGCCGCCCTGGCCGGACTCCTGGGGGACACGGGGGCGGATTTCGTGCAGATGCGCAACCTGAACCTGGACCCGGAACTGTACCTGTCGGTGGTGCGCGAAAGCGGGGCCCGCACCGAGGCCGAGCTTGCGGCCTGCATGGGCCTTGGCAACTTCATGAAGCGGCTTTCCGAAGATTGTCCGGGGCTGCGCTTCGGCTATTTCAATCCGGCCCTGCCCCTGCGGCCCGGCACGGACGCCGCCTAG
- the blaOXA gene encoding class D beta-lactamase translates to MPRFLCFALLSCCLALPGLTASAAWAGSAALPGVAVTERPDWGRHFAAAGVTGALVLLTDGDAPTVQAYDPARAATGFLPASTFKIPNSLIALETGVVAGPDTVFAWDGVKRSIADWNADLTFTQALRVSCVPIYQEIARRIGQQRMQWWVREMDYGNTDIGDAIDTFWLEGRLRISALEQAAFLRRLAHDQLPFSKKTMAEVREMLVEERTEAGVLRAKTGLTARVSPNVGWWVGWVEKGDGRWFFALNVDSLRPEDIPARKAVVKAVLAAEGVWP, encoded by the coding sequence ATGCCGCGCTTTTTGTGTTTCGCCCTGCTGTCGTGCTGCCTGGCCCTTCCCGGCCTGACCGCGTCCGCCGCCTGGGCCGGATCGGCCGCCCTGCCCGGGGTCGCCGTGACCGAGCGGCCGGACTGGGGACGGCATTTCGCCGCCGCCGGGGTGACCGGCGCCCTGGTCCTGCTCACGGACGGCGACGCGCCGACGGTCCAGGCATATGATCCGGCCCGGGCCGCCACAGGCTTTTTGCCCGCCTCCACCTTCAAGATCCCCAATTCGCTCATCGCCCTGGAGACGGGCGTGGTGGCCGGGCCGGACACGGTCTTTGCCTGGGACGGCGTCAAACGGTCCATTGCGGACTGGAACGCCGACCTGACGTTCACACAGGCCCTGCGCGTGTCCTGCGTGCCCATCTACCAGGAGATCGCCCGCCGGATCGGGCAGCAGCGCATGCAGTGGTGGGTGCGCGAAATGGACTACGGCAACACCGACATCGGCGACGCCATCGACACCTTCTGGCTGGAGGGCAGGCTGCGCATCTCGGCCCTGGAACAGGCGGCGTTTTTGCGGCGGCTGGCCCATGACCAGCTTCCCTTCTCCAAAAAGACCATGGCCGAGGTGCGGGAGATGCTCGTGGAGGAGCGCACCGAGGCGGGCGTCCTGCGGGCCAAGACGGGACTGACGGCGCGCGTTTCGCCCAATGTGGGCTGGTGGGTCGGCTGGGTGGAGAAGGGGGATGGGCGGTGGTTTTTCGCCCTGAACGTCGATTCCCTGCGCCCCGAGGATATTCCCGCCCGCAAGGCGGTGGTCAAGGCCGTGCTGGCGGCGGAAGGGGTATGGCCGTAG
- the purM gene encoding phosphoribosylformylglycinamidine cyclo-ligase codes for MADRADAYRRAGVDIEAGNSLVSRIKSLVSATYNKGVLSDIGGFGGLFKLDHEAYAEPVLVASTDGVGTKLKLAQMLGRHDTIGIDLVAMSVNDILVQGAKPLFFLDYFATGKLDVNLAEQVVAGIAEGCKQAGCALLGGETAEMPGFYPDGVYDLAGFCVGIVDNARIVDGSSIAVDDVIIGIESSGPHSNGYSLIRKILAESGCKATDLLPEGGVSLGEALLAPTRIYVKPVLNLLRDLEIRGMVHITGGGFYDNVARILPRGVGAHIRMGSFDVPPVFEWLKAQGGLTWPEMLQIFNCGIGYMLVVPPEIGEDVVLRLRAQHEYAQIIGTIERQKKSDQERVTVELPGGAC; via the coding sequence ATGGCCGACAGGGCCGACGCCTACAGACGGGCAGGGGTGGACATCGAGGCCGGGAACAGTCTGGTCTCGCGCATCAAGTCCCTTGTTTCCGCAACCTACAACAAAGGCGTCCTTTCGGACATCGGCGGCTTCGGGGGGCTTTTCAAACTCGACCACGAGGCCTACGCCGAGCCCGTGCTGGTGGCCTCCACCGACGGCGTGGGCACCAAGCTCAAGCTGGCCCAGATGCTTGGCCGCCACGACACCATCGGCATCGACCTGGTGGCCATGAGCGTCAACGACATCCTGGTGCAAGGGGCCAAGCCGCTTTTTTTCCTCGATTATTTCGCCACGGGCAAGCTCGATGTGAACCTGGCCGAGCAGGTGGTGGCGGGCATCGCCGAGGGCTGCAAGCAGGCCGGGTGCGCCCTTTTGGGCGGCGAAACGGCCGAAATGCCGGGGTTTTATCCCGACGGGGTCTATGATCTGGCCGGATTTTGCGTCGGAATCGTGGACAATGCCCGCATCGTGGATGGTTCAAGCATCGCCGTGGACGACGTGATCATCGGCATCGAGTCCTCGGGGCCGCACTCCAACGGCTATTCGCTGATCCGCAAGATTTTGGCCGAATCCGGCTGCAAGGCCACGGACCTGTTGCCCGAGGGCGGCGTGTCGCTTGGCGAGGCGCTGCTTGCGCCCACCCGCATCTACGTCAAGCCCGTGCTGAACCTTTTGCGCGACCTGGAGATCCGGGGCATGGTGCACATCACCGGGGGCGGGTTCTATGACAACGTGGCCCGCATCCTGCCGCGCGGGGTGGGGGCGCACATCCGCATGGGGTCTTTCGACGTGCCGCCGGTTTTTGAATGGCTCAAGGCGCAGGGCGGGCTGACGTGGCCGGAGATGCTCCAGATTTTCAACTGCGGCATCGGCTACATGCTGGTCGTGCCGCCGGAGATCGGCGAGGATGTGGTCTTGCGGCTTCGGGCCCAGCATGAATACGCCCAGATCATCGGGACCATCGAGCGCCAAAAAAAGTCGGACCAGGAGCGGGTCACGGTGGAGCTGCCGGGCGGGGCCTGCTAG
- the amrS gene encoding AmmeMemoRadiSam system radical SAM enzyme, which translates to MHQAALWKPLDDGRVQCRLCAHFCRIDPGQRGTCGVRENRDGVLFTLVYDKVAAVNLDPVEKKPLYHFLPGSLTFSFGTMGCNLSCTFCQNASLSQPPRQGRPVTGHAATPEALVQAALDSGAASISYTYSEPTIFFELMRDTATLAKKAGLKNILVSNGFQSPQCLEELGPLIDAANIDLKAWNEEFYRDVCGARLGPVKKNLVHIRRLGWWLEVTTLLIPGLNDNPGELREMADFVFTELGADTPWHLSRFHPDHRMLDHGPTPPKTLEAARDIGRAAGLRFVYVGNLGPGERNDTLCPSCGAMVVRRTGFAAEPTRLRAGVCPDCGAVVAGVWGT; encoded by the coding sequence ATGCATCAGGCCGCGTTGTGGAAACCCTTGGATGACGGCCGCGTGCAGTGTCGCCTGTGCGCCCATTTCTGCCGCATCGACCCCGGGCAACGGGGAACCTGCGGGGTCCGGGAGAACCGGGACGGCGTCCTTTTCACCCTGGTCTACGACAAGGTGGCGGCCGTCAACCTGGACCCGGTGGAAAAAAAGCCCCTCTACCATTTCCTGCCGGGCAGCCTGACCTTTTCCTTCGGCACCATGGGCTGCAACCTGTCGTGCACCTTTTGCCAAAACGCCTCCCTGTCCCAGCCGCCGCGCCAGGGCAGGCCCGTCACCGGCCATGCCGCCACCCCCGAGGCCCTGGTCCAGGCCGCGCTGGACAGCGGCGCAGCCAGCATCTCCTATACCTATTCCGAGCCCACCATCTTTTTCGAGCTCATGCGGGACACGGCCACGTTGGCGAAAAAGGCGGGCCTGAAAAACATCCTGGTCTCCAACGGCTTCCAGAGCCCCCAATGCCTGGAGGAACTGGGACCGCTCATCGACGCAGCCAACATCGACCTCAAGGCCTGGAACGAGGAGTTCTACCGGGACGTCTGCGGGGCCCGGCTCGGACCCGTAAAAAAGAATCTGGTCCACATCCGCCGCCTCGGCTGGTGGCTGGAGGTCACCACCCTCCTCATCCCGGGGCTCAACGACAACCCTGGCGAACTGCGGGAGATGGCCGACTTTGTTTTCACCGAGCTTGGGGCCGACACGCCCTGGCATCTGTCCCGGTTCCATCCGGATCACCGAATGCTTGATCACGGCCCCACTCCGCCAAAAACCCTGGAGGCGGCCCGTGACATCGGCCGCGCCGCCGGACTGCGCTTCGTCTATGTGGGCAACCTGGGGCCGGGGGAGCGAAACGACACCCTGTGTCCGTCCTGCGGGGCGATGGTGGTGCGCCGGACGGGGTTTGCCGCCGAACCGACGCGGCTTCGGGCCGGGGTCTGTCCGGATTGCGGCGCCGTGGTGGCCGGGGTGTGGGGGACATAG
- the tatC gene encoding twin-arginine translocase subunit TatC has product MDENKDSTTSPEGGSGVRQVTLLEHLTELRNRLLRCFAAIGVGFFLSYAFAERLLGILLEPLARVLPEGTGLIALTLPEKFFTVMKLAFVCGIFVASPYIFYQLWKFVGPGLYRDERRMVIPAALASAIFFACGALFGYYVVFPFGFKFFVDYASDLVTIMPTVGDYFSLAVTLLLAFGLIFNLPVAIFFLARIGVVTNASLRKFRRWAVLLAFIAAAILTPTPDAVNQLLMAGPIIILYEVGIWVAYFVGKKKKKADETLPASADAPPDGTKPQE; this is encoded by the coding sequence ATGGATGAAAACAAAGACAGCACGACTTCTCCCGAAGGGGGATCGGGGGTTCGGCAGGTCACCCTGCTGGAGCACCTGACCGAACTGCGCAACCGGTTGTTGCGCTGCTTTGCGGCCATCGGCGTGGGATTTTTCCTAAGCTACGCCTTTGCCGAACGCCTTCTGGGGATTTTGCTGGAACCCCTGGCCCGGGTCTTGCCCGAGGGCACGGGGCTGATCGCACTGACCCTGCCGGAGAAGTTTTTTACGGTGATGAAGCTGGCCTTCGTGTGCGGCATCTTCGTGGCCAGCCCCTACATTTTTTACCAGCTGTGGAAGTTCGTGGGGCCGGGGCTGTACCGCGATGAGCGGCGCATGGTGATTCCGGCGGCCCTGGCCTCGGCGATTTTTTTCGCCTGCGGGGCGCTTTTCGGCTATTATGTAGTCTTTCCCTTCGGCTTTAAGTTTTTCGTGGACTACGCCTCGGATCTGGTGACCATCATGCCCACGGTGGGGGACTATTTCTCCCTGGCCGTGACCCTGCTTCTGGCCTTCGGACTCATTTTCAACCTGCCGGTGGCCATCTTTTTCCTGGCCCGCATCGGTGTGGTGACCAACGCCTCCCTGCGCAAGTTCCGGCGTTGGGCCGTGCTTTTGGCCTTTATCGCGGCCGCCATCCTGACCCCCACCCCGGACGCCGTGAACCAGTTGCTCATGGCCGGACCCATCATCATCCTCTATGAGGTGGGCATCTGGGTGGCCTATTTCGTGGGCAAGAAAAAGAAGAAGGCGGACGAAACCCTTCCGGCGTCGGCCGACGCCCCGCCGGACGGGACGAAGCCGCAGGAATAG